From a single Serratia surfactantfaciens genomic region:
- the malQ gene encoding 4-alpha-glucanotransferase, with protein MDRKRIDQAAAQAGIAADFINAHGKRQAIEPETKRRLLAAMNWGAAERESAPPPLPAVKVFYQGAPLALTPAGEGEYLWALQREDGECLQGRVGARKTLTLPGDLPAGYHQLTLSQGAQQWSCRVIVAPRRCFEPDALLTGKKLWGACVQLYTLRSDRNWGIGDFGDLRLMVEEVGERGGAFVGLNPIHALYPANPESASPYSPSSRRWLNLAYIDVNAVEDFQRSEAAQRWWQKPATQKQLAKARATEWVDYTAVMQLKLAALKLAFPLFQARKPNDAQRQAFELFVTDGSDSLYQQAAFDALHAHLAAEDVSQWGWPAWPERYRQGDGEAVRQFCAEHQEAVRFYLWLQWLAATQFAQCFEQSQQQQMPIGLYRDLAVGVAEGGAETWCDRELYCLKASVGAPPDILGPLGQNWGLPPMDPHVMAARGYQPFIDLLRANMTSCGALRIDHVMALLRLWWIPYGETADRGAYVKYPVDDLLAVLALESQRHRCMVIGEDLGTVPVEIVGKLRDSGVYSYKVLYFESDGEHHFRAPQAYPVQAMATITTHDLPTLRGYWQSDDLTLGNRLGLYPDAAILRELFADRERAKQGLLDGLHHYGCVPQKVGKRAALLGMSPLLNRGLQRYVADSASALLGLQPEDWLDMADPVNIPGTSDQYPNWRRKLTQTLEEMFADPRINRLLKDLDKRRRKVSVG; from the coding sequence ATGGATCGCAAGCGTATCGATCAGGCGGCAGCGCAGGCGGGGATCGCTGCCGATTTCATCAATGCCCACGGCAAGCGGCAGGCGATTGAACCGGAGACCAAGCGCAGGCTGTTGGCGGCCATGAACTGGGGCGCTGCCGAACGGGAAAGCGCGCCGCCGCCGTTACCGGCGGTCAAGGTATTCTATCAGGGCGCGCCGTTGGCGCTGACGCCGGCGGGCGAAGGCGAATATCTGTGGGCGCTGCAGCGTGAAGACGGCGAATGCCTGCAAGGGCGCGTCGGCGCGCGCAAGACCCTGACGCTGCCCGGCGATCTGCCGGCGGGTTACCACCAGTTGACGTTGAGCCAGGGCGCCCAGCAGTGGTCATGCCGGGTGATCGTCGCGCCGAGGCGCTGCTTTGAGCCGGACGCCTTGCTGACCGGCAAAAAACTGTGGGGCGCCTGCGTTCAGCTGTATACGCTGCGTTCCGATCGCAACTGGGGCATCGGCGATTTCGGCGATCTGCGCCTGATGGTAGAAGAGGTGGGCGAGCGCGGCGGCGCTTTTGTCGGTCTCAATCCGATCCATGCGCTGTACCCGGCTAACCCGGAGAGCGCCAGCCCCTACAGCCCCTCGTCGCGCCGCTGGCTGAATCTGGCGTACATCGATGTCAATGCCGTGGAGGATTTCCAACGCAGCGAAGCGGCGCAGCGCTGGTGGCAGAAGCCGGCGACGCAGAAACAGCTGGCCAAGGCGCGCGCCACGGAGTGGGTGGATTATACCGCCGTGATGCAGCTGAAACTGGCGGCGCTGAAGCTGGCGTTCCCGCTGTTTCAGGCGCGCAAGCCGAACGACGCGCAGCGTCAGGCGTTCGAGCTGTTCGTGACGGACGGCAGCGACAGCCTGTATCAGCAGGCGGCGTTCGACGCGCTGCATGCCCATTTGGCGGCGGAGGACGTCAGTCAGTGGGGGTGGCCGGCCTGGCCCGAGCGTTATCGGCAGGGGGATGGCGAAGCGGTGCGGCAGTTCTGCGCCGAACATCAGGAGGCGGTCCGTTTTTACCTGTGGCTGCAGTGGCTGGCGGCCACGCAGTTCGCGCAGTGTTTTGAGCAGAGTCAGCAGCAGCAGATGCCGATCGGCCTGTATCGCGATCTGGCGGTCGGCGTGGCGGAAGGCGGAGCGGAAACCTGGTGCGACCGCGAGCTGTACTGCCTGAAAGCGTCGGTCGGTGCGCCGCCGGATATTCTGGGGCCGCTGGGGCAAAATTGGGGCCTGCCGCCGATGGATCCGCACGTGATGGCGGCGCGCGGCTATCAGCCGTTTATCGATCTGTTGCGTGCCAACATGACCAGCTGCGGCGCGCTGCGTATCGATCACGTGATGGCGCTGCTGCGGTTGTGGTGGATCCCTTATGGCGAAACTGCCGATCGCGGCGCCTACGTCAAATACCCGGTGGACGATCTGCTGGCGGTGCTGGCGCTGGAAAGTCAGCGTCATCGCTGCATGGTGATCGGCGAGGATCTTGGCACGGTGCCGGTGGAGATCGTCGGCAAGCTGCGCGACAGCGGCGTCTACTCTTACAAAGTGCTCTATTTCGAAAGCGACGGCGAGCACCATTTCCGCGCACCGCAGGCCTATCCGGTGCAGGCGATGGCGACCATCACCACCCACGATTTGCCGACGCTGCGCGGCTATTGGCAAAGCGACGATCTGACGCTCGGCAACCGGTTGGGGCTTTATCCGGACGCGGCAATACTGCGGGAGCTGTTCGCCGACCGGGAACGCGCCAAGCAGGGGTTGCTGGATGGGTTGCATCACTACGGCTGCGTGCCGCAGAAGGTGGGCAAAAGGGCGGCGCTGCTCGGCATGAGCCCGCTGCTCAATCGCGGCCTGCAACGTTATGTCGCCGACAGCGCCAGCGCCTTGCTCGGCCTGCAGCCGGAAGACTGGCTGGACATGGCCGATCCGGTCAACATTCCCGGCACCAGCGATCAATACCCTAACTGGCGGCGCAAGTTGACCCAGACGCTGGAGGAGATGTTCGCCGATCCGCGGATAAACCGGCTGCTGAAGGATTTGGATAAACGGCGCCGCAAGGTGTCGGTGGGCTGA